TCCGGGCCGCCGAGACTGACGGCACGGCAACGACCGGGCCGACCGCTGACCCCGCCGGGAACGCTGCCGACCAGCGGGACCCGGCGGCGGGCGACACAACGGGTGGTACGAAGGAGACAGTGCGATGACCGCTCCGGCGGACGGCAAGAGCCCGATCGAGGTACTGCTCGTCGAGGACGACCCGGGTGACGTGTTGATGACCCAGGAGGCGTTCGAGGAGCACAAGCTCCGCAACCGGCTGACCGTCGTCTCCGACGGCGCCGAGGCGCTCGCCTACCTGCGGCGTGAGGGCCAGTACGCCGACGCGGTGGCGCCCGACCTGATCCTGCTCGACCTGAACCTGCCCCGGCGGGACGGCCGGGAGGTGCTGGAGGAGATCAAGAAGGACGAGAACCTCTGCCGGATCCCGGTGGTCGTGCTCACCACCTCCCAGGCCGACGAGGACATCCTGCGCAGCTACCAGTTGCACGCCAACGCGTACGTGACGAAGCCGGTCGACTTCGAGCGGTTCATCTCGGTGGTCCGGCAGATCGACGAGTTCTTCGTCAGCGTGGTCAAGTTGCCGCCGCGTGGCTGACACCCTGCTCGACGACGTCGGCGCTCTCGTCCGCGAGGCCGCCGACCAGGTCGTCGTGCCGCTGTTCCGGCGTCTCGGCGAACACGAGGTCACCGAGAAGGCCCCGGGCGAGGTGGTCACCGTCGCCGACCGCCGCGCCGAGGAGCTGATCTCCGAGGGGCTGCTCCGGCTGCGTCCCGACTCGGTGGTGGTCGGCGAGGAGGCGGTCGCCGCCGATCCCGCCCTCCTTGACCACCTACGCGGTACCGGTGACGTCTGGCTGGTCGACCCGGTCGACGGCACCGCCAACTTCGCCGCCGGGCGGCGGCCGTTCGCCCTGATGGTGGCCCTGCTGACCGACGGCGAGCCGACCGCGTCCTGGATCCTCGACCCGCTGGCCGACACGCTGGCGGTGGCCCGGGCCGGCGCGGGCGTACGCCTGGACGGCCGGCCGGTCGATCTGGCCGGTCGGGTGCCGCCGGTCGGTGAGCTGCGCGGCGCGACGACGAGCCGCTACCTGCCGGCGCACATCCG
The nucleotide sequence above comes from Micromonospora pallida. Encoded proteins:
- a CDS encoding response regulator: MTAPADGKSPIEVLLVEDDPGDVLMTQEAFEEHKLRNRLTVVSDGAEALAYLRREGQYADAVAPDLILLDLNLPRRDGREVLEEIKKDENLCRIPVVVLTTSQADEDILRSYQLHANAYVTKPVDFERFISVVRQIDEFFVSVVKLPPRG
- a CDS encoding inositol monophosphatase family protein translates to MADTLLDDVGALVREAADQVVVPLFRRLGEHEVTEKAPGEVVTVADRRAEELISEGLLRLRPDSVVVGEEAVAADPALLDHLRGTGDVWLVDPVDGTANFAAGRRPFALMVALLTDGEPTASWILDPLADTLAVARAGAGVRLDGRPVDLAGRVPPVGELRGATTSRYLPAHIRSRVTDGGGRIGELLPSQHCAGREYLDVLAGTQHFAIFWRTFPWDHVPGALLVREAGGVVRRFDGTDYHPAADDHGLLVAANEQVWDEVHAALLAA